From Antechinus flavipes isolate AdamAnt ecotype Samford, QLD, Australia chromosome 1, AdamAnt_v2, whole genome shotgun sequence:
AGGGTCACAACTTTTCATACAAGGATTAGGattggatggagggaaagaaggaaaacactAATGGTACCCTATATCCAGCTACTCTTAGACTGAACTTTGTAGACCAATCACACGAAAAGTCCCAACAGTCAAAGAATAGCTCTTTCTCTTGtgatttaaaagttttgttttcccTGTGCCAGTCTTATCCTATTGTATGGAGAATAAAACCCAGATGTTTTAAGAAACAGGCATTATAATCCGGTATTTTGTTTCTACAAGTGAAAGTGACttaatatttgtatcataaacTATCAACTAATATTATTCAAATGTAAATTTGTTCACTTGTTTCTTGTTATCTTgctttgaaatgaagaaaaacaaatataaatatgttggTCAAAGAGATTTATAGAGATTTCCTGACCACCCTCTGCCTCTAGGAAGAATTAAGTCATATTCCATATCTAGCTGACTTCTACAACAACAGAAATCAATATGTGAACTTTAAAATACACAAGAAAACAGAAATGAGTAATTCTGTTATGTCAATTCATCAAGGATCTGTAATTGTGCTACAATCATTACAAATTATGAACTACAGCTATCCCTCTAAGaaactcccttctctctcttctctcccctcccccactacATATATGATCACAATAATAGAGACTTTGAGTAGGAAGGGACCTTAGCTAGGCCATATAATCTAATCTCCTCATGTTATATAGTTCAGAGGAGTGATTCAATCATGACAGGAGGTAGCAGTCAGGATTCAAAATGCAGGTTGTCAACTCTCTAATCCTATGCTCTTCATTGTTCTACTCTACCTCTTTCATATGACTTAAAATCTTTGCTCCATACTGGTAGTCAATTTGTAGAAAACAAGCTAGGGAGCATAGCATATCCTCTCAGCTGCAGTTAAATCTGACCAGACTCAAAATTTAggttagatttttttcctgacaGGTACTGGCAGCTGAACTGTGAAGAACTAATCCTTCTTGCCAAGGACAACTCCTCTTTAtgtatttttgatttcatttcatttgctcCATCTTTTTCAGACTGATCTCACAATTTATCCCCATTCTAATgcttatcttcaatctctctctgcATTCTCTCGCATTTGTCACATTGGCATGTTTTAcacaaaacacaaacacaaaacaatCTTTCCCATCATCTTCACTGGATCTACTATCTTTTCGAATTATGATTCTAAATCTTTTTAAACACAGCTAAATTCCCTTACAAAAGCTCTCTGTACATTGCCTACTTCTTTTCCTACTCAATTCTCAATCATTTAACGTCTAGCTTTTGATCTCACATTACAACTAAAGATGCTCTCTTCATAAGCAGCATTGATTTAATAATTACCATATCATATGGCCTTTCCCCAATAGttgctctttatttttttggtagCATGAAAAGGGAGTCTACTGGCTTGAAGACTGAGCAAAAACCCCATCTTCCATAAGaagattttttctaattttaattttcctgtGTATTTTCACTTTATCccatatatagcttatttgtaatTGTTGGCATGTTGTCTCTGCTATTAGATTAAGAGAAGGGGCTGTCTTTTATCTTTGtgtccccaatgcttagcactaggcacttactaaatatttGGCGATTGCTGGTTGGTCCTGGTTTGGTGACCAGAGACTTCATTAGATTTGCAATGAATTATCAACAATGCTTCTTGCAATACTAGCTTTTATTTCTATTGCgttttaaaatgttacaaaataGTTTTTCTACAACGATCTctagaataaataaaaaccctgtgaagtaggaGATTCCCGCTACGGAAAGATTTTGCAAAGTGTTGAAAactcagatttaaattcaaaaacACCAAATCTAAACAAAATGTTCTTCTTTATAAGCTTCTGAGAGTcaactcttctctttttattgGTTTTGACTGAGAAGAGCACTGGTCCcaactttctaagattttgaACTACAcaatcacagatttaaaatttgaaaggCTCAAAGAGGTCATCTatacaactccttcattttagaggtgggaaaactgaggcccagaaaggtgaaAGGGCCTATCTTGGGTCACTCGGTAGGTTGTATGACAGGAGACTAGtttctctaactccaaatcctgtGTGCTTTTCACTAGGCCAAAATAGGAGCTCTCCGGTAGAACACTGAAAAAAGACCAAAACAGGGAAGTTCTTTGGAGAGCAAACTCCCAGAATGTAGGGCTCCAAGGTTCAGTTTCAAGAGAGAACGGGGCAATTCTAACATCACTATTTTTGGAATGACAAACCACCACTTAAAGCCTGAGAACAGGCtccaggagaggagggaaggggccTGTAATCCACGGAAGATTCAATGAATTAGGTTTTGGGTTTTGGTCTTTAACACTAAACTACAAACTGTCATGACAAACTATAATAACATCACCGATCACCACtgtcatttcattaaatgtttccaTACTTGGTTTCACAATAAGTTACAAATAAATCTTCCGTGTACACCAGACCTGGAAGTTTGCTTCCTTCCTCTCAGAGTTCCTAAAATGCAAAGCCCAACTTGCAGCCTCATCCAAGACAACACATCCATAGACTCAACCGAATTCGTCCAACCAGCCATCTTCCCAACACATCCATAGACTCAACCGAATTCGTCCAACCAGCCATCTTCCCAATGAGAAAAGCCTAGAATAGGGACGAAGTGCCTCCCCAGAAGCAGAGCCGCCTCTCCAACCCTACGTCCAGGTCATCTTTCCCGGGAGGCAGGTGGTTCCAAATCAGTCACGCCCATTAAAAAACGTGAGAGGTGGGGGAGGCAGGGGAGAAGAGAAGTCTCCTCGATTAGCgggcaaaaggggaaggagaccCTGTTAAGTGGAGCTCCTCTGCAGGTCGGAAGCCGGGAATGGAAGAAAGATCTCTCACTTTCCTCAGTCCCAGCGAGCCGCCAGGGCCAGGTCGAGCTACCCATCACcagcccctgccctcaggaaACTTCCTATCTTAGCAGGAGAGACCATGGGCACACAGAAAGAcgacccctcctccccccaagccACGCGCGGGATACATTAGGAATTTAACAGAGAAGGTTCAGAATCGACACACATCAGGAACAAATGTCGGGCTGACAGCGCGAACCCTGAGGACCAGAAGACTTCGAGGGCGGGAGTACCACGAGGGACCTGCCGCTTTCCACAGGCACCTCTACGGCGGTCTGGGAGCACGGCTGCGCGCGCACCGAACGTCGCCACCTTCCCGCCCCCACGCGCTCCCCGCACTGCCCCCAGCACGTTCTGTCCCACGCGGTGTGAGAGCCAGAAATCCCCGGCCTCTTCGCATCCTGTTTGACCCGCCCACCTCTCCGCCCGAGGCCAATCAGCTGCACCCAGGGCGGGGGAGGCAGGGGCACCTGCCTCTCCCCTCTTTCAGGAGAGCCGCGATTGGCTCGTCACGCTGCCGGTCACGCTCGAGCGCCCCGCCTCCCTCCCGCTTCTCCCTCCGGCTCGGCCGCCTCTCCCGCCCTTTACAAATCGGCGGCAGGGCCGCCTCCCCCTAGGCCGGTTCGAAGCGTGGGAGCGCGCCGGGAGCGAGCGGCAGCGGGGCGCGGGCGGGCGGGAGGCGGGGGCGGGGAGCCACACACCCCAGAAGCCATCTCCGCCGAGGACAAGATGGCGGTGTTGGCGGAGGGCCAAGTGTGAGGCGGAGCCGCAGCCATTCCCCCGGCAGTGCCCACCCCCCGCGCCGGCCCGGCCTGGCCGCAGCGACACCACCGCTCGGCCCGGGCCCGGCCCCATCGCGGGCCAGCGGGCGAGGCCTCGGCGGGAACGAGCAGCGGACGCCCAGCCCAGCAGCCCAGGCGCGGGCCGGCCCACTATGCAAAGCGGCGGCGGCCGCCGCCCGCCCGTCCGTCCGCCCGCCCCGTGGCAAAGGTAAAGGGGTCGGGTTCAACCGCCGCCGTCGCCGCCTCCATCTTCCAGCGCGGGGCGGCCCCGGCCGAgagccctcccctcccctctccgcCGCCAGCGGCCTCGGCCGAGCCGAGCCGCGCCACCGACCCCGACCGTTTACCTCAGGATTTGGCGCCAAAGCGGCTTCGAATCTGACCCCGAAGCTGGTCCCGTGTCTGCGGCGGGGGCGGGCGGCGGGCGGGACGGAGGGCTGGGGAAGCCGCGTCCCGCGGGCGGCGGGCGGGCAGGCGAGGGACGCCGGGGGGAGCAGCTTCTCTTGGCCGCGGGGAGCGGGCCGCCGCGGGGGAGTGCcgggctggggtggggggggcgGAGGCTCGGCCGAAGCTCGGGAAGGGGGgggtttgttattgtttttgtcagTGAAAGGTCAGAGTTCGTGACCCCggtgccgccgccgccgcccgccCGCGCGCTGGGAGGAGGAGGGTGaatgttcttcttcctcttcccaccGCCAGCCTCGCTCCGGCCGCGGGGGGCGGGCGAGCACGCGATTGGCTGAGGCGCGCACACTCACACCGGAACGTTCCGGCGCTGGCGTTCCATCCGGCCGGACGGCTCGGGCGTGGACGCTCCCTCCTCCCGACGGCGGCGGCCTTCGGGCCGGGCTTGCCGGGCGGCGGGGCGGGGGCGGCGCGGACTCGCGGGGAGTGGGCATGGGCCCGGGCGGACTGCGGTGCCGTGGGGGATACCCTAGTGTCCCGGGCTTAATCCCGCGCAGGTAAGTAGGCCTAGACCCCCCATCCTTCTCGGCGCCGGACTTCCTCCCGGGGAGGATTGGGGATGGGCAGGGAGTTGTGTGCGCCTGTATGGGCAGATCTCTATGTCTAGGCAGACGTGCGTGTGCTCGCGCAGATGAGGCGCAGCGGCGTTcttggaggaaggggggaggatgTGCATCTTCATAGACACAAGCCAGGATGCCGAGGGGCCCTCGAGCACCCCTGCGCATAGACGCCCCAGTCCAGTCTCTGCACACCCCCACCTCCATATTTCCACGTCTCCGAAATTTTTTGAGCGTTTTAAGTCCTCTTGTTTGGAGGGATCGACAGGCCGGGGAAGTAGTGGATCGAAGGCCAGGCGAAGCCGGGAAGAGTGATCTGGCCGTGTGGCCTTGGACAAGCTCCATCACCGTTGCTTGtcctgatttcctcatctgtaaaatggggagaatagtaCTCCCTGCTTCACCGACTTAAATCATTGATATAAATGATAGCATGATGATTGTTATTGTAGTTTGCATATTGTGTCTTttaattgtaaactccttgagggcatggACCTCTTTGATCACGTTTGTATCTGTGTCCAGCAATTTaaacacagttcctggcactaatagatgcttaataataacTTTGCTTAAGTGCCACACATCTGTTAGGAAACATTTATAGCCAAACTTGGGTGGCAAGGTTACAATACATACTGTGTGTTAAAACCCTAAGGCAAAACACTTAATTTCCCAGGGCTTTAGGCAGCTCTCAGAGGACAGAGAAACACCTGGTTGACAAGATTTCCTCATCAAGGAATTGCctctatcagtgaaatcacaggcccaGTTCCTGAGACAGCTTTCCAAATATGAAGTATGACAGTGCTGTTAGTGTTACGTTATCAGAATCTGAATCTAACCTCttaatcaggttttttttccttccaaatttttaaatgtagttgATGTTTTTGACTACTTTAGTTTAGGCTAAATCCCTTTGAGGATtagccctttccttttcccattccgTACCTTATAAAGAGTCTTTATGTGCCAATTAATGTTATTTGGTTAGCCTCTCATCCAGATAAACAttcccatctttaaaaatatatatattgttagATTACATAGCcttattaatttcaaaataatgtattttaaaatatagttaaaataatttcaaataaatatcaaattttaaattgAGGGgcgtgggttttttttttttgagactcatatttctcatgaaaaattaaagttataaaaGATGCCATACACCATCTTGCCCAGCCCTCTGAACCTTACATCCCATCTTTACAGGGAAATTTTAATAAGTGAAGAATTATAAATGCTACAAAACGaataattacaattttttcttGTAGATCTTTTGATTGAAAATGGCATACATTGAAGAAAAAGTCAACTGTGTTCTCTGGTTAGCTGAACTCAAGTCCACAACAGCAGTAAGAAGAAAATTTGCCTCTCATTATAAGAGGGAAGCTCCCCACAGAAATTTAATTAACAACTGGAtgaaaaaattcaaggaaaccGGCTCAATTCTTGATAAGCCAAGATCTGGGAGACGCAGAGCAAGTGAAGAGACTGTGGCTGAAATTGAAAGGGCATTTGAACAGAATCCCCAAAAATCAGTGCGCCGGGTATCTGCCGAATTAAACATTCCAAAGACAACTGTGCACAGGATATTGACTGTGAAGCTACATAAGTATGCTTACAAGGTTACAACTATACAGATGCTGCAAGAAGAGGATTACTATGCAAGGTTAGACTTTTGTCAAGTGATGAAATCAAAAATTGAAAATTCTAGTGACCTTCTGGACAAATTGACCTTTTCTGATACAGCCGCTTTTCACATAAGTGGCATAGTTAACCGTCATAATTGTCGTATTTGGGGTACAGAAAAGCCTCAGGAAGTCTGGCAGCATGAGACAGATTCTCCCAAAGTTAATGTTTGGTGTGCCATCAGGAAGGCATGCATTATTGGCCCTTTCTTTTTTGAAGAGTCTGCAGTTAGTGGTGAATCTTATTTAGCAATGCTTCAGAATTTTTTCATTCCTGAGCTACAGAGATTACATCTGTTAAATAGCACCATCTTCCAACATGATGGACCACCTTGTTACCATACATTGCCTGTGCAACAGTTTCTGGATGACACGTTCCCAGATCAGTGGATTGGTAGAGGAGGTCCTCTTGCTTGGCCACCTCAATCACCAGACTTGTCTCCATTAGACTTTTTCTTGTGGGGTTATGTCAAAACTGTTGTGTATGCATCAAAACCTTGTTCTTTGGATGATCTTAAGGCAAGGATTACAAATGCAATTCTCTCAGTCACTGAGCAGCAGCTGATGAAAGTTTTCACAAAGTTTGAAAATCGATTGGAGCAATGTATTGCGCAAGATGGTGGttatattgaattttaataaGCATCAATATTTTAATGTTGTAAAtacattttcaaatgtttttttgtAAGTATGTGGCATGTATATTTCTGAAGCTATTAAAGCTTGGAACAGCACTAAGGTTTCTGGGACAACCTTGTATAATACCTCTTTTGCATGATGATTCATCCTGTACTTCCTGGCTGTATCAATGAACTCATTACACTTATCTATTTTAACCTCCCTTTTATCTTAGGTCTTCCCACCTGTGACAAAGAAAATAGACTAATCCTttcctttaaaactttaaaaatatttgaagaccCCTATCATgcattcataatttatttttattatgtaactTTGTGTTAAATTGGCTTTTCAACAGCCTAAGCAATGAAATATATTCATGTGTACTGTTTATACATTTTAATTAGGTAAAAACTAAAGCATGCTTCATTTTGATTTGGGTACTTAAATAGGTAGAAGCTCAGGCTTCTGTGTGGAGCTGgtttgcatatgtgtatataccatTAATATGTAGATGTAATTGTAGCCTTTCTGTTTGTTTACACAATAAACCTTAAGAAATTTGTGTTAACCAATTTCTCATGTGCCCGCTGGTGGTGCCTATAGATGAGGGTTTTTTGTTCattctcatttccctttgttgaatatgttaaagtggACCATCATGTACTCCAAAGAGTCTTTGCACTAGAGTGTAAgtataaaaacttaataaaaagttcCTGCTTGTTTTCTGTGAACAAATCCTAGTGAGTTGATAGATATTCTCTGACTGCTACATCAACTTGTCTGAAAACTAGCCTGGACTCCTGAGATGGTCATATAGCAATTTTATAGGTGAAGTTACAGTGTGAGTGCTGCTGCCTGGTGCTCAAAATTTAAAGCAAATAGAGTTGGGATTTACTTTGTACTGACTGTGACAGTATAGGGGAAAGGGTTCTGGAGGGCTTTCATAGAGAAGGCTTGTATATTCAGGCTTCTCTTGACTTCAGTCTGGCATAAGGCAATGCTTCTCAAAGTTGAGTGGAGTGTGGGATAGGGGGAAATCAAGACCAACCACATCTAATGTATTGGAATGATGCAGCAGACATAGAgctttctgtcctcaagaaaggATACAAGGATATAATGAATGATGATGGGATCCTCATTTGATATACCctgttaaatgtaaaaatatcaagCTCAAACCAAACATAATTGGGAAATGGTGAACAATATAGCTCCAAACCACTCCTTACCCCCCTTTCTATTTCAGGGCATTGCAATTTTTCTTCTGGCTTTACTACATTTAAacttgcataattctaaatttggTGCTAGGTTGTTACTGTCTACCTAGATAGTCATCTTAATCATTTACTGATTATATCTTAAACTCAGTGACCTAATAATCCAAGCAGCTCCCCCCTGTTTAGGAATTCTCTTGAACCTTACTGAGAACTTAGGTAATAGAGTATACATAACTTTGTGTTGGTGTCTTATCTAAGCAAACTTCTTATAGGCTGTTACTATGTCTTAAGTTGTACACAATAGTCTCCACTTCTCCAACACAGCAGAAAGGTGcttaatttttctcttaagaCACTTATGTACAAGTTTCATCTTTTAAAAGGGAGGCcagaacagcaagattatgtgttGATCAGTTCTAACAGACATGACATaaacaaggtgattcaggccaattccaatggacttgtgatggagagagagagccatctgtgaTACCCAGAGAGAcctggggactgagtgtggatcacaatatagtatttaaactttttgttgttatttgcttgcttttttcttgtttttttctttgttgatttgtttttttcttgagcagcatgataaatgtggaaatagtgGAAATACTTgcctctaggggagggagtggaagggagaaaaaatttattaTACAACTAGATTCGTAGGACCACGATCTTAATGTCATAAGTCAGTTCTTCAAGTATAGGTTTATATATTCATaattgaaaaagttttaaaatctggTCATTAGAGTTAGATAATATCAAAAACCTCCCTAAGTCATTAATATTCTGAATTCCACTGCTATGATGGAACACTTAAACCATTTGTTCATTTAATCCTTAGGACAAATATACCAAAGTTTTGTTAGCTCATCCACAAATGTTTATCAAAAGTCTTTACTAAATTTCATGTTTCTTTCCagctaagaaaatatttaaaaatcatatgtaggcagagattccaaacatggctaccatgtgaggaccctctgtccactggaccctctgtccagtgccctccttatctctatctttgcctatactttaactttgcttacccaataataaacctcttttatcaatctaaaaaaaaaaaaatcatatatagaaCTTAACATTTCAGTCTTTAGTTGTAAAAGTTAAATTTGATTTGTAACCTGTGGTATTTTGATTATGGACttgtaaattatatttcttttttaagaagagatccaatttttcctaattttaagaATTCCAAATTTAACAAACTTCAAATAAGATGCAGATTTCCAGTTATGAGGCTTGCATTTCTTTTGAAGTATATCATAAATTCAGTGTGCTATTTTCAGCTGTTCTTGTCTGTTTCCTACTGTCCTCCTTtctattctctaaatattttttaaactgctTAAATAGCTTTTCCCTCTAACCCCCATTTTGGCAATACTTTTGGTAGTGTTCCACATTCCAgctgaaagaaacaaaaacacctttatgacaaatatgcataatcaagcaaaacaaatccttgAATGGCCATGTCTAATAGACAGTGTTTCATTCTGTACATTGAGTCCATCACTTCATTGTCAGGTTGTGAGTAACAAGTTTCATCAGTAGTCCTCTGTCTGGAATTGTGGtttgtcattgcattgatcagagtaaAGAGATTCAGTGTTTAACATCAACTATGTACTATCTTTATAACCAATGAAATCTGTTTCAAAAGGGGATTGGAAAATAGTTACTATAAATTATGATTTTAACTGACAAAAGTTTTActgcaaagaaatgaaagaatatcaaaaatataagtccttaattgaaataatttaagCTCTTAATTTAGGCACATATTTAATCTCTGTTGTTAACTAGAACAGCTAAGGATGATGGCTTTTCAGTAATTATAAAAGTTATTAAGGACCTTTGAGTCCTCTATTTAGCAAATGTTTCACctgtcaagaatttttttttttcctcctgagagaGATTTTGGCAGGAAATATAGTTTTGTGCTTTGTGTATTCAACATTTTATCCTCCATAGACTTCctaaacaaagagagaaaagatattttaCTCATATATATTCCCTcataaacaaaatgaagaaagcatGTATATTAAAGTtatgatatatttaataaattaaatttttttccttgaaaatgctatatttttttctctttagggcAGGAAgtagggacacacacacacacatcccagaGACACAAGCATATGATAAATTATATATCCTGGTAATTGtttgaaaaaggagaatttttgAAAAGACACAAGGTAATATATTTGAAACAACACATGAGAtcataacagattttttttcatattgccctgtaaaatgagattagagaGACTGAgttgttattggtttttttttttttaaagagcaagcTAATTTTATGACTACAATAACTTTCATAATTATACATGTTGGGATAATCAAATCTCACACTTCAGGGCATAAGCCAATTACTATAGTGATCAAGAAGTAATTTATATTCTCATGTATAGCATTATGCAttcatgaattttcattttagttttcctTGTTAGCaaattacatatgtgtgtgtgcgtgtatatatatacatacatgtatatatatgtatgtgtatatatatatatataagcatgcacacacacacgtcagttctttaatatttttagctTATAGCACAAAATTAAAAGGGGTTCTGATGAACTCATTAGGCTTATTTAAACTTGACCAGATTGAGAGGAGAGTGATTGTAGATGTACTTGGAAAAGTTTGATGAAGTCCTCATCATCTACAAGACCATAACAACTATAGcttttgaaatgaatgaaaactatATACTTGGAAGCAGATATATTAACTTTGATTAGGGAATTGTCATGTATAAATTAAGGAACAGAATGAATTGTAGAAAGTATTAACATTTAAGTTTAAGTAACATTTTCTAGTATTACAATGTGCTTTTGTTCTGGAATTACAGGATTTTAATTCTTGGCAATATGATTTTAGcaccttaaatttatttataaataaaattgtacTGTTCTAATTAGGCATAATTTCAATCTTGTATTATTCATGTTTATGTCTTAAGTCATGTTGAAAACCAATTTAGGCTGATGTGGgatgggtggtggtggtgatttcTTGGTTATTAGTTACAAAGCTATATAAGTCTTTCATCTGCTCATTCTGGACCCTAATACAGATTTATTCATCTTACTTTAATGTCCAAATCTGTTCCTGATATTTTCTTAATAAACattgtatttaacaaaatagtcttcctcctcctcttcctattcccttcttctttctctgcctcttcttcgtcttccttttcttcctccttctcctcctcttcttcctcttcctcttcctcttcctcttcctcttcttctcctcttctttcccctttcctttagCTGCCATCACTTTCTATTTGGAAAGTAATTCTAGTATTTGCCAACTTAGGTGCTTTGTGGGCTTTTTTGGTTACCTTGTTAGATTAGTTAATTTACTTCAGTTAAATATCTATTTTGGTTTCTATGTCATCTCTACTGTTTGttacacatttttaaattatcatctcCTTGTTTCAGTAGTTTAGGATTGAGCAAATGGATAAAGAATTTCTGTTGCCCAGATTAGAACATGCAAATTGGTTCAGCAATTTGACTATCACTATctcattcaataaacttcagtggcttctTGTCACCTTCAGGATCAGACCCAAAAAGCTCTTTGACAGAGCCCTCCATAATCTGGCTCCCTCCTACCCTTCCAGTCTTTGTATATCTTCCTCTAGTCCAAAGATACTGCCCTCCTGGCTGAACCTCACATATGTATTTTTCTCTGTGAATTCTTATTGGCTGTCTCATCCTCTCACCTCCAGGctggaattctttttcttctcatctctgcctcttgggcttccctagctttcttcaaattcCAAGTGAAATCCTGTCTTCTATGAGAAGTCCTTGATTCTCTTTATCACTAGTGCCTTCCCACTTTTGATTTTCCCCAATTTGTCCTGGGTACATCTTATTGtacgagttttttttttttttttcatattattcttcCCTTTAGACTTCAGAGTAGggattattttttaccttccccctcccccccaatatcCCCAGCattttagcacagtgcatggcacataataggcacttaataattgcttattaacCTACTGGTGGCCATCAGAACTTGTCCATCAGAATATGAATATTTGGGGATTAcatacaaagaggcaaagagtTGAGCCCAAAATGATTGGCAAGGATAATTTAGATGTCATTAGGAAATTGCAATCTTTAATAGCGCCATTTCTAGAAGCAAAAGCTTATCTTTTTAATTCTAATGTTTGACAGATGGTTTTGTACGGCTGTAAGACACAGAAAACACCAGTctccaaaaaattgaaaaggactaGTAGAAAGAGGGCTATGGAAAGGGGAAGTGGGTTTGAGCTGTAGCATGTAACCAATGAGATTAGAAATAAGGGATGTCCTCAGGAAAATGAGTGGGTACAGAAATGTGCTGGTCATGGGAGAGAGCGAGGATGGACCCCAGTGCTCCACTCATACCCTCACTATGTAAAGGGAAAGTAAGGCCTCCAGCATATGGGTGAACCCTTATGGTAGACTTTGGGCAAGGCCTGCACGAGAGCTGCATAGGATGGGTGGACATGGATTGTGAGAGGGGACATCACATTGACGGGATAGCATCCTTTTGAGTATTGAGGGGGTTGATTTGGCTCCCCTACTCGGTGGTCTTGCTTCTGCCCTTTGGGACCAGGCACAATTAAGTCCCATCTCTCCTGTCACCCCCAGGCTTTCCAGGGTAAACTATCCCCAGGTCCTCCAATACAGCCTTCTGGAGTTTGATTGAACCCCTTTGCTATCACAACCACCCTCCCGAATGTGCTACCACTTGTTAATATTCTTCCTAATATCTGGCATTCCAAACTGAAGACAATTGGACCAGGGTTGTGTCCAATAAGACTATTGCCTCTCTCATTTTGGCTctttggaggaagggaaagagcgaagaagcatctattaagtgcctactgtgtgccaggtacagtTTGTGCTAAA
This genomic window contains:
- the LOC127544059 gene encoding basic proline-rich protein-like, yielding MEERSLTFLSPSEPPGPARTLRTRRLRGREYHEGPAAFHRHLYGGLGARLRAHRTSPPSRPHALPALPPARSVPRGESRDWLVTLPVTLERPASLPLLPPARPPLPPFTNRRQGRLPLGRFEAWERAGSERQRGAGGREAGAGSHTPQKPSPPRTRWRCWRRAKCEAEPQPFPRQCPPPAPARPGRSDTTARPGPGPIAGQRARPRRERAADAQPSSPGAGRPTMQSGGGRRPPVRPPAPWQRSFD